A window of Streptomyces gilvosporeus contains these coding sequences:
- a CDS encoding SGNH/GDSL hydrolase family protein encodes MHRRPRGTTLALLFTATALSATALPATALAAAAPAPSRPLPLARLFDNRAVSDDARPGSADFDGAGRSLSAQDLTAAGWAPGTRLTLDGARLAWPRTAPGAPDNVVADGQAVALHGRGGALTFLVAATGPGGAGATGTGTVRYRDGSRSRYTLAAPDWRTGPLSTKAVALPHINAPDGQSARTPARLYAVSVPLRAGREVASVVLPRDPGPAADLHVFAAALRDNGLGRTGSWAASTAGYRAVGPWTDRTLRLVVHAGAGGPRVRIRLANTFAAAPVDIAAASVAVQDAGAAARGTPVPLTFDGGHRGTRIPAGAEAVGEAAGFRVPAATNLLVSLHLPGTVTAAPVHQEAAQVSYLSAPGSGDRTGDTGGAAYPETLTFWPFLTGVDVDGGPGSVVALGDSITDGVKSTSGANRRWPDVLARRFQAQSTLPRYGVLDHGISSNRIVTDRYPGDGVGTDMGGVSAQHRLERDVLAQTGARTVIVFEGINDVRAGTAADEVIAGLRALARRAHERGLRVVAATLTPCGGSPGCTAAVEDRRRSVNAFLRADGGTFDALLDFDAVLRDPHQPQRMLPAYDSGDHLHPGDAGLRALGDSVDLRALVPGRGR; translated from the coding sequence ATGCACAGACGCCCCAGGGGCACCACCCTGGCTCTGCTGTTCACCGCGACGGCGCTGTCCGCGACCGCGCTGCCCGCCACCGCCCTCGCCGCGGCGGCCCCGGCACCGTCCCGCCCGCTTCCCCTCGCGCGACTCTTCGACAACCGGGCGGTCAGCGACGACGCCCGGCCGGGCAGCGCCGACTTCGACGGTGCGGGCCGTTCGCTGTCCGCACAGGACCTGACGGCGGCCGGGTGGGCGCCCGGGACCCGGCTCACCCTCGACGGCGCGCGGCTCGCCTGGCCCCGTACCGCGCCCGGCGCCCCGGACAATGTGGTGGCCGACGGGCAGGCGGTGGCGCTGCACGGACGGGGCGGTGCGCTGACGTTCCTGGTCGCCGCGACGGGACCCGGGGGCGCGGGGGCCACCGGCACCGGGACGGTCCGCTACCGCGACGGCTCCCGGTCCCGCTACACCCTGGCCGCGCCCGACTGGCGCACCGGCCCGCTGAGCACCAAGGCGGTGGCGCTGCCGCATATCAACGCCCCGGACGGGCAGAGCGCGCGGACACCGGCGCGGCTGTACGCGGTGTCCGTGCCCCTGCGGGCCGGGCGCGAGGTGGCGTCGGTGGTGCTGCCGCGGGATCCGGGACCGGCGGCCGATCTCCATGTCTTCGCGGCCGCGTTACGGGACAACGGCCTTGGCAGAACGGGGAGTTGGGCGGCGAGCACGGCGGGCTACCGGGCCGTCGGGCCGTGGACGGACCGTACGCTGCGGCTGGTCGTCCACGCCGGTGCGGGCGGGCCGCGGGTGCGGATACGGCTGGCGAACACCTTCGCCGCGGCGCCGGTGGACATCGCGGCGGCGAGCGTGGCGGTGCAGGACGCGGGCGCCGCGGCCAGGGGCACGCCCGTACCGCTGACCTTCGACGGCGGCCACCGCGGCACCCGGATACCGGCGGGCGCGGAGGCGGTGGGCGAGGCGGCCGGCTTCCGCGTCCCGGCCGCCACGAATCTGCTGGTCAGCCTGCACCTTCCGGGGACGGTGACGGCGGCGCCGGTGCACCAGGAGGCGGCCCAGGTGTCGTATCTCAGCGCACCGGGCAGCGGCGACCGGACCGGTGACACCGGGGGCGCGGCCTACCCGGAGACCCTCACCTTCTGGCCGTTCCTGACCGGTGTGGACGTCGACGGGGGTCCGGGCTCGGTGGTGGCGCTGGGCGACTCGATCACCGACGGGGTGAAGTCGACGAGCGGCGCCAACCGCCGCTGGCCCGATGTCCTCGCCCGCCGCTTCCAGGCGCAGAGCACCCTGCCCCGCTACGGCGTCCTCGACCACGGCATCTCCTCGAACCGCATCGTCACCGACCGCTACCCGGGCGACGGGGTCGGCACCGACATGGGCGGGGTGAGCGCGCAGCACCGACTGGAGCGGGATGTCCTGGCGCAGACCGGGGCCCGTACGGTGATCGTCTTCGAGGGCATCAACGATGTGCGCGCGGGCACCGCGGCGGACGAGGTCATCGCGGGGCTGCGGGCGTTGGCCCGGCGGGCGCATGAGCGGGGGCTGCGGGTCGTGGCGGCCACCCTGACCCCCTGCGGCGGCTCCCCGGGCTGCACCGCCGCCGTCGAGGACCGACGCCGGTCCGTCAACGCCTTCCTGCGCGCGGACGGCGGCACCTTCGATGCGCTGCTGGACTTCGATGCCGTACTGCGCGATCCGCACCAGCCCCAGCGGATGCTGCCCGCCTACGACAGCGGCGATCATCTCCACCCGGGCGACGCGGGGTTGCGGGCGCTGGGCGACTCGGTGGATCTGCGGGCGCTGGTGCCGGGGCGGGGGCGGTGA
- the pcaC gene encoding 4-carboxymuconolactone decarboxylase codes for MSEKTLQHRIDGPDDAPVLVLGASLGTTWHMWDRQVPELTRHWRVIRFDLPGHGGSPAHAASSVAELADRLVNTLDLLGVERFGYAGCNIGGAIGLQLALTRPHRVTSLALVSSSSRYGTADAWRQRGVVIRTNGLDPIARTAPEHWFTPGFAGAQPAIVEWAVQMVRTTDPGCYIAACEALASYDVRSSLGRVGVPTLVVVGSEDQVTPTTDARSLVAGIPDASLALVPGTSHLAPVEQPSAVTELLIRHFTTAWHDKPGPAGQQPALGAAAPKAQIAPPPPPTAPPAAIESGLTKQEPAHDGTYEAGIKIRREVLGDAHVDRAEAAADDFTGEFQDFITRYAWGETWSRPGLDRRARSIITLTALVARSHHDELALHTRAALRNGLTPAEIKEVLMHTAVYCGVPAANSAFAVAQRVIKEETTPER; via the coding sequence GTGAGCGAGAAGACCCTGCAGCACCGGATCGACGGTCCCGACGACGCCCCCGTACTCGTACTGGGTGCCTCGCTCGGCACCACGTGGCACATGTGGGACCGGCAGGTCCCCGAACTGACCCGCCACTGGCGGGTCATCCGTTTCGACCTGCCCGGCCACGGCGGCTCGCCCGCCCACGCCGCCTCCTCGGTCGCCGAACTCGCCGACCGCCTGGTCAACACCCTCGACCTCCTGGGCGTCGAGCGGTTCGGCTACGCGGGCTGCAACATCGGCGGCGCCATCGGCCTCCAGCTGGCGCTCACCCGCCCGCACCGGGTCACCTCCCTCGCCCTGGTGTCCTCCTCGTCGCGCTACGGCACCGCCGACGCCTGGCGCCAGCGCGGCGTGGTGATCCGTACCAACGGCCTGGACCCGATCGCCCGCACCGCCCCCGAGCACTGGTTCACCCCCGGCTTCGCGGGCGCCCAGCCGGCCATCGTCGAATGGGCCGTCCAGATGGTGCGCACCACCGACCCCGGCTGCTACATCGCCGCCTGCGAGGCGCTGGCCTCGTACGACGTGCGCTCCTCCCTCGGCCGGGTCGGCGTGCCCACTCTCGTCGTCGTCGGCTCCGAGGACCAGGTCACCCCGACCACCGACGCCCGCAGCCTGGTCGCCGGCATACCCGACGCCAGCCTCGCGCTGGTGCCCGGCACCTCCCACCTGGCCCCCGTCGAGCAGCCCTCGGCCGTCACCGAACTCCTCATCCGGCACTTCACCACCGCCTGGCACGACAAGCCCGGCCCCGCCGGCCAGCAGCCCGCCCTCGGCGCCGCCGCCCCCAAGGCGCAGATCGCGCCCCCGCCGCCCCCGACCGCACCGCCCGCCGCCATAGAGTCCGGCCTCACCAAGCAGGAACCGGCACACGACGGCACGTACGAGGCGGGCATCAAGATCCGCCGCGAGGTCCTGGGCGACGCCCATGTCGACCGCGCCGAGGCCGCCGCCGACGACTTCACCGGCGAGTTCCAGGACTTCATCACCCGCTACGCCTGGGGCGAGACCTGGTCCCGGCCCGGCCTGGACCGCCGCGCCCGCAGCATCATCACCCTCACCGCTCTGGTGGCCCGCAGCCATCACGACGAACTGGCGCTGCACACCCGCGCCGCGCTCCGCAACGGGCTGACCCCTGCCGAGATCAAGGAGGTGCTGATGCACACCGCCGTCTACTGCGGCGTCCCGGCGGCGAACTCCGCCTTCGCGGTGGCCCAGCGCGTCATAAAGGAAGAGACCACTCCGGAGAGGTGA
- a CDS encoding exodeoxyribonuclease III: MRIATWNVNSITARLPRLMAWLESTGTDVLCIQETKCSAEQFPHDELRELGYEAAVNCNGRWNGVALLSKVGLADVVTGLPGGPDYDGVQEPRAIAATCGPARVWSVYVPNGREVDHAHYAYKLHWFEALKTAIAEDAAGSRPFAVLGDYNVAPTDDDVWDPEVFVGATHVTPAERAALAALREAGLSDVVPRPLKYDHPYTYWDYRQLAFPKNKGMRIDLVYGNEPFAKAVSDAYVDREERKGKGASDHAPVVVDLEV, encoded by the coding sequence ATGCGCATCGCGACCTGGAACGTCAACTCGATCACCGCCCGCCTCCCGCGGCTCATGGCCTGGCTGGAGAGCACCGGCACGGACGTGCTGTGCATCCAGGAGACCAAATGCTCCGCCGAACAGTTCCCCCACGACGAGCTGCGCGAGCTCGGCTACGAGGCGGCCGTCAACTGCAACGGCCGGTGGAACGGCGTCGCGCTGCTGTCCAAGGTCGGCCTGGCGGACGTCGTCACCGGCCTGCCCGGCGGGCCCGACTACGACGGCGTCCAGGAGCCCCGCGCCATCGCGGCGACCTGCGGCCCGGCGCGCGTCTGGTCGGTCTACGTCCCCAACGGCCGCGAGGTCGACCACGCCCACTACGCTTACAAACTCCACTGGTTCGAGGCCCTGAAGACCGCGATCGCCGAGGACGCGGCGGGCTCCCGCCCGTTCGCCGTCCTCGGTGACTACAACGTCGCCCCGACCGACGACGACGTCTGGGACCCCGAGGTCTTCGTCGGCGCCACCCATGTCACCCCCGCCGAGCGCGCCGCCCTCGCCGCCCTGCGCGAGGCCGGCCTGAGCGACGTCGTCCCCCGCCCCCTCAAGTACGACCACCCCTACACCTACTGGGACTACCGCCAGCTCGCCTTCCCCAAGAACAAGGGCATGCGTATCGACCTGGTCTACGGCAACGAACCGTTCGCTAAGGCCGTCTCGGACGCCTATGTCGACCGCGAGGAGCGCAAGGGCAAGGGCGCCTCGGACCATGCGCCGGTGGTGGTCGACCTGGAGGTCTGA
- a CDS encoding GntR family transcriptional regulator — protein MDRSSPVPLYFQLSQQLEAAIENGRLAPGSLLGNEIELAGRLGLSRPTVRQAIQSLVDKGLLVRRRGIGTQVVHSQVKRPLELSSLYDDLEAAGQKPATRVLLNTTTVADAEVAAALGIAEGAEVALVERLRFAHGEPVAHLRNHLPAGLLTLETAELEETGLYRLMRAAGITLHSARQAVGARAATADEGKRLEEPEGAPLLTMQRTTFDDTGRAVEFGSHVYRASRYAFEFQLLVRP, from the coding sequence GTGGACCGGAGCAGCCCGGTCCCGTTGTATTTCCAGCTGTCGCAGCAGCTGGAGGCGGCGATCGAGAACGGCAGGCTGGCGCCGGGCAGTCTGCTCGGCAACGAGATCGAACTGGCCGGGCGGCTCGGGCTGTCCCGTCCGACCGTGCGCCAGGCGATCCAGTCGCTGGTCGACAAGGGGCTGCTGGTCCGCCGCCGCGGTATCGGCACCCAGGTCGTGCACAGCCAGGTCAAGCGCCCGCTGGAGCTGAGCAGCCTCTACGACGACCTGGAGGCGGCCGGGCAGAAGCCCGCCACCCGGGTGCTGCTCAACACCACCACCGTGGCGGACGCCGAGGTCGCCGCCGCGCTGGGCATCGCAGAGGGCGCCGAGGTGGCGCTCGTCGAGCGGCTGCGGTTCGCCCACGGCGAGCCCGTCGCACATCTGCGCAACCACCTGCCGGCCGGCCTGTTGACGCTGGAGACCGCCGAGCTGGAGGAGACCGGGCTCTACCGCCTGATGCGGGCGGCCGGGATCACCCTGCACAGCGCCCGCCAGGCCGTCGGCGCCCGGGCCGCGACGGCCGACGAGGGCAAGCGGCTGGAGGAGCCCGAAGGTGCCCCGCTGCTGACGATGCAGCGCACCACCTTCGACGACACCGGGCGCGCGGTCGAGTTCGGTTCGCATGTCTATCGCGCGTCGCGGTACGCCTTCGAGTTCCAGCTGCTGGTTCGTCCCTGA
- a CDS encoding DUF6278 family protein, producing the protein MNLSFLDKWRKRTYPDPSVPLAESVSADPDSVVELLSECELLRAQAAVEGVELDDTVSSLEQLDQLRPVWRDDPEVAPWLGNDAGLYLGTVVVRTVSGAVWHVWPDGQPVVRLSSGREIDVVTCGHEWADVGAPELSQVYAEVAEN; encoded by the coding sequence ATGAACCTGTCTTTCCTGGACAAGTGGCGTAAGCGCACATATCCGGACCCGTCGGTACCGCTCGCGGAGTCGGTGAGCGCCGACCCCGACAGCGTCGTCGAGCTGCTGTCCGAATGCGAGCTGCTGCGGGCGCAGGCCGCCGTCGAAGGGGTCGAACTGGACGACACCGTCAGCTCGTTGGAACAACTCGACCAGCTGCGACCGGTGTGGCGGGACGACCCGGAGGTGGCGCCCTGGCTCGGCAATGACGCGGGGCTGTATCTGGGCACGGTCGTGGTGCGCACGGTGTCCGGGGCCGTCTGGCATGTGTGGCCGGACGGGCAGCCGGTGGTGCGGCTGTCGTCCGGGCGGGAGATCGATGTGGTGACCTGCGGGCACGAGTGGGCCGATGTCGGCGCGCCCGAGCTGTCCCAGGTCTACGCCGAGGTCGCGGAGAACTGA
- a CDS encoding ATP-binding cassette domain-containing protein, whose amino-acid sequence MTALVELDDVSKFYGNIKALEGVSLDVHAGEITCVLGDNGAGKSTLIKIIAGLHQHDAGTFRIEGEETRLASPREALDRGIATVYQDLAVVPLMPVWRNFFLGSEPRTGVGPFKRLDARTMRETTRSELLRMGIDLRDVDQPIGTLSGGERQCVAIARAVYFGAKVLVLDEPTAALGVKQSGVVLKYVAAARDAGLGVVLITHNPHHAYLVGDRFVLLKRGTMAGRHAKSDIALEELTRQMAGGSELEALSHELARAATPEFPGGHRPE is encoded by the coding sequence ATGACAGCGCTGGTCGAGCTCGACGACGTCAGCAAGTTCTACGGCAACATCAAGGCCCTGGAGGGCGTGTCCCTGGACGTGCACGCCGGGGAGATCACCTGCGTCCTCGGCGACAACGGCGCCGGCAAGTCCACCCTCATCAAGATCATCGCGGGGCTGCACCAGCACGACGCCGGCACCTTCCGCATCGAGGGGGAGGAGACCCGGCTCGCCTCGCCCCGCGAGGCGCTGGACCGCGGCATCGCCACCGTCTACCAGGACCTGGCCGTCGTCCCGCTGATGCCCGTATGGCGCAACTTCTTCCTCGGCTCCGAGCCGAGGACCGGCGTGGGCCCCTTCAAGCGGCTCGATGCGCGCACCATGCGCGAGACCACCCGCAGTGAGCTGCTGCGGATGGGCATCGATCTGCGCGATGTCGACCAGCCGATCGGCACCCTCTCCGGCGGCGAGCGGCAGTGTGTGGCCATCGCCCGCGCCGTCTACTTCGGCGCCAAGGTCCTCGTCCTGGACGAGCCGACGGCGGCGCTCGGCGTCAAGCAGTCCGGGGTGGTCCTCAAGTACGTCGCGGCCGCGCGGGACGCCGGGCTCGGCGTGGTGTTGATCACCCACAATCCGCATCACGCCTATCTGGTCGGCGACCGTTTCGTCCTCCTCAAGCGCGGCACGATGGCCGGCCGGCACGCCAAATCGGACATCGCCCTGGAGGAGCTGACCCGCCAGATGGCGGGCGGCAGCGAGCTGGAAGCCCTCAGCCACGAGCTGGCGCGGGCGGCGACACCGGAATTCCCGGGAGGCCACCGACCGGAGTGA
- a CDS encoding MBL fold metallo-hydrolase, whose amino-acid sequence MELTKKTHACVRLEKDGRTLVIDPGVFSEPDAAVGADAILVTHEHMDHFDEGRLRAGMEANPGAQIWTLAAVADQISAAFPGRVHTVGEGDAFTAAGFDIEVHGQLHAVIHPDIPRITNVGYLIDGGAVFHPGDALTVPEDRTVDTLLLPVHAPWNKVAEVIDYLRAVTPRRAVDIHDSLLQDHARPIYDGMIDKLGGTDHGRLAPGAATTLG is encoded by the coding sequence ATGGAACTCACGAAGAAGACCCATGCCTGCGTCCGGCTCGAAAAGGACGGGCGCACGCTCGTCATCGATCCGGGCGTGTTCAGCGAACCGGACGCGGCCGTCGGCGCCGACGCGATCCTGGTGACCCATGAGCACATGGACCACTTCGACGAAGGGCGGCTGCGGGCGGGCATGGAGGCCAACCCGGGCGCCCAGATCTGGACGCTGGCCGCCGTCGCCGACCAGATCTCGGCCGCGTTCCCCGGACGGGTGCACACCGTGGGGGAGGGCGACGCCTTCACCGCCGCCGGGTTCGACATCGAGGTGCACGGCCAGCTGCACGCCGTCATCCACCCCGACATCCCCCGGATCACCAACGTCGGCTATCTGATCGACGGCGGTGCGGTCTTCCACCCCGGCGATGCGCTCACCGTCCCCGAGGACCGCACCGTCGACACCCTGCTGCTGCCCGTCCACGCCCCCTGGAACAAGGTCGCCGAGGTGATCGACTACCTGCGCGCGGTCACCCCCCGGCGGGCCGTCGACATCCACGACAGCCTGCTCCAGGACCACGCCCGCCCCATCTACGACGGCATGATCGACAAGCTCGGCGGCACCGACCACGGCCGCCTCGCCCCCGGCGCCGCCACCACACTGGGCTGA
- a CDS encoding ABC transporter permease → MTTTVKAPAADERLLHRSLARRLMGRPELGSVVGAVAVFLFFAITAEPFLRVSSLSTVLYASSTIGIMAVPVALLMIGGEFDLSAGVMVISSALISSMFSYQMTANTWVGVGVSLLVTLAFGALNGVLLTRTKLPSFIITLGTFFMLTGLNLGFTKLIDGTVSTKSIADMEGFDSARTVFASHLTLGSADIQITIVWWLALVAVATWILLRTRVGNWIFAVGGNADAARAVGVPVTKTKIGLYMGVAFAAWISGQHLLFSYDAIQSGDGVGNEFLYIIAAAVGGCLMTGGFGSAIGAAVGAFIFGMTSKGIVYAQWNPDWYKFFLGAMLLLATLLNAWVRKRAEDKS, encoded by the coding sequence ATGACCACCACCGTCAAGGCACCCGCGGCCGACGAACGGCTGCTGCACCGCTCCCTGGCGCGCCGCCTGATGGGCCGCCCCGAGCTGGGCTCCGTGGTCGGCGCGGTGGCCGTCTTCCTCTTCTTCGCGATCACCGCCGAACCGTTCCTGCGGGTCTCCAGCCTCTCCACCGTGCTCTACGCCTCGTCGACGATCGGCATCATGGCCGTCCCGGTCGCACTACTGATGATCGGCGGCGAATTCGATCTGTCGGCCGGCGTCATGGTCATCAGCTCGGCGCTGATCTCGTCCATGTTCAGCTATCAGATGACCGCCAACACTTGGGTCGGCGTCGGGGTGTCGTTGCTGGTCACGCTGGCTTTCGGCGCCCTCAACGGGGTCCTGCTGACCCGGACGAAACTGCCCAGCTTCATCATCACGCTCGGCACCTTCTTCATGCTGACCGGCCTCAACCTCGGCTTCACCAAGCTGATCGACGGCACCGTCTCCACGAAGTCCATCGCCGACATGGAGGGCTTCGACTCGGCCCGTACGGTCTTCGCCTCGCATCTGACCCTCGGCAGCGCCGACATCCAGATCACCATCGTGTGGTGGCTGGCGCTGGTCGCCGTCGCCACCTGGATCCTGCTGCGCACCCGCGTCGGCAACTGGATCTTCGCGGTGGGCGGCAACGCGGACGCGGCGCGGGCGGTGGGTGTGCCGGTCACCAAGACCAAGATCGGCCTGTACATGGGCGTCGCCTTCGCCGCCTGGATCTCCGGACAGCATCTGCTCTTCTCGTACGACGCGATCCAGTCCGGCGACGGCGTCGGCAACGAATTCCTCTACATCATCGCCGCGGCGGTCGGCGGCTGTCTGATGACCGGTGGCTTCGGCTCGGCGATCGGGGCCGCGGTCGGCGCCTTCATCTTCGGCATGACCAGCAAGGGCATCGTCTACGCACAGTGGAATCCGGACTGGTACAAGTTCTTCCTCGGCGCGATGTTGCTGCTCGCCACACTCCTGAACGCATGGGTCCGCAAGCGGGCGGAGGACAAGTCATGA
- a CDS encoding sugar ABC transporter substrate-binding protein codes for MSVALAAVLCAGLAGCSATGGKRAEEARTAQTAGGKAAVNTPKWTFAMVTHSGDGDTFWDIVQNGAKQAAVKDNINFLYGHDEEGQRQSQLVQSYIDQKVDGLIVSLAKPSAMKDVVEKAEKAGIPVITVNSGAAQSKAFGALTHIGQDETVAGEAVGDELNKRGRKKALCVLHEQGNVGHEQRCDGAKKTFKGDLQKLYVDGTNMPDVQSSIESKLQADPSIDAVVTLGAPFAATAVKAKEQAASKAEIDTFDLNAQVATGLKNGSLGFAVDQQPYLQGYEAVDLLWLYKYNSDVLGGGKPVLTGPQVITKKDAAALQDFTQRGTR; via the coding sequence GTGAGCGTCGCGCTGGCGGCGGTGCTCTGCGCCGGCCTGGCGGGGTGCAGCGCCACCGGCGGCAAGCGCGCCGAGGAGGCGCGCACCGCCCAGACCGCCGGTGGCAAGGCCGCGGTCAACACCCCGAAGTGGACCTTTGCGATGGTCACCCACTCCGGGGACGGCGACACCTTCTGGGACATCGTGCAGAACGGCGCCAAGCAGGCCGCCGTCAAGGACAACATCAACTTCCTCTACGGGCACGACGAGGAGGGCCAGCGGCAGTCCCAGCTGGTGCAGTCCTATATCGACCAGAAGGTCGACGGGTTGATCGTCTCGCTCGCCAAGCCCAGCGCCATGAAGGACGTCGTGGAAAAGGCCGAGAAGGCCGGGATCCCGGTGATCACGGTGAATTCCGGGGCCGCGCAGTCCAAGGCGTTCGGTGCGCTCACCCACATCGGGCAGGACGAGACGGTGGCCGGTGAGGCCGTGGGCGACGAGCTGAACAAGCGTGGCCGGAAGAAGGCCCTGTGCGTCCTGCACGAGCAGGGCAACGTCGGCCATGAGCAGCGCTGCGACGGCGCGAAGAAGACCTTCAAGGGCGACCTTCAGAAGCTCTACGTCGACGGCACGAACATGCCGGACGTCCAGTCGTCCATCGAGTCCAAGCTCCAGGCGGATCCGTCCATCGACGCCGTCGTCACCCTCGGCGCCCCCTTCGCCGCCACGGCCGTCAAAGCCAAGGAGCAGGCCGCCAGCAAGGCCGAGATCGACACCTTCGACCTCAACGCCCAGGTGGCGACCGGCCTCAAGAACGGCTCCCTGGGCTTCGCCGTCGACCAGCAGCCCTACCTCCAGGGCTATGAGGCGGTCGACCTGCTCTGGCTCTACAAGTACAACTCCGACGTGCTCGGCGGCGGCAAGCCGGTGCTCACCGGACCCCAGGTGATCACCAAGAAGGACGCCGCCGCGTTGCAGGACTTCACCCAGCGGGGGACCCGATGA
- a CDS encoding sugar ABC transporter substrate-binding protein, with amino-acid sequence MIGVRSARKVRTARPVTLPAATALVAALALVAGCSASGAGAGDEGAGTPRMTIGMVTHSGEGDTFWDIVQNGAERAAAKDRVKFLYANDEEGAKQAELVQSYIDQKVDGLIVTLAKPEALKAVVRKAVAHGIPVITINSGGQFSKAYGALTHIGQDESVAGKAVGEELGRRGRKKALCVIHEQGNVSLEDRCAGVRKGFSGTVENLNVDGTNAPASQSSIEAKLQSDSSIDSIVTLGAPMAAISVKAKQEAGSQAQIATFDLNVAVVKLLKAKDVTFAVDQQPYLQGYEAVDLLALHKANANVLGGGRPVLTGPQLVSGKDVPKLEEYTGRGTR; translated from the coding sequence ATGATCGGCGTGCGAAGCGCGCGAAAAGTGCGTACGGCCAGACCCGTCACCCTCCCCGCGGCCACCGCCCTGGTGGCGGCCCTCGCGCTGGTCGCCGGGTGCAGCGCCTCCGGTGCGGGCGCCGGGGACGAGGGGGCGGGCACACCCCGGATGACCATCGGCATGGTCACCCACTCCGGCGAGGGCGACACCTTCTGGGACATCGTCCAGAACGGCGCGGAGCGGGCCGCCGCCAAGGACCGGGTGAAGTTCCTCTACGCCAACGACGAAGAAGGCGCCAAACAGGCCGAGCTGGTGCAGTCCTACATCGACCAGAAGGTCGACGGGCTGATCGTCACCCTCGCCAAGCCGGAGGCCCTCAAGGCGGTGGTCCGCAAGGCCGTGGCGCACGGCATCCCGGTCATCACCATCAACTCCGGCGGCCAGTTCTCCAAGGCGTACGGGGCGCTGACCCATATCGGCCAGGACGAGTCGGTGGCGGGCAAGGCAGTCGGCGAGGAGCTCGGCCGGCGGGGCCGCAAGAAGGCCCTGTGCGTCATCCACGAGCAGGGCAACGTGTCGCTGGAGGACCGCTGCGCCGGCGTCCGCAAGGGCTTCTCCGGCACGGTCGAGAACCTCAACGTCGACGGCACCAACGCCCCCGCCTCGCAGTCGTCCATCGAGGCCAAGCTCCAGTCCGACAGTTCCATCGACTCCATCGTCACGCTCGGTGCGCCGATGGCGGCGATCTCCGTCAAGGCCAAGCAGGAGGCGGGCAGCCAGGCGCAGATCGCGACCTTCGATCTGAACGTCGCCGTGGTCAAGCTGCTCAAGGCCAAGGACGTCACCTTCGCCGTCGACCAGCAGCCCTACCTCCAGGGGTACGAGGCGGTGGACCTGCTCGCCCTGCACAAGGCCAATGCCAACGTCCTGGGCGGCGGCCGGCCGGTGCTCACGGGCCCGCAGCTGGTCAGCGGCAAGGACGTACCGAAGCTGGAGGAATACACGGGCCGGGGCACCCGATGA
- a CDS encoding ROK family glucokinase, whose product MSMYRDRVHRGSASATVLRTVGARERRSHLTAPRVPTVGIDIGGTKVMAGVVDADGTILEKVRTETPDKSKSPQVVEDTITELVLDLSDRHDVHAVGIGAAGWVDADRSRVLFAPHLNWRNEPLRDRLAGRLAVPVMVDNDANTAAWAEWRFGAGRGEDHLVMITLGTGIGGAILEDGQVKRGKYGVAGEFGHMQVVPGGHRCPCGNRGCWEQYSSGNALVREARELAAADSPVAYNIIERVGGRIGDITGPLITELAREGDAMCVELLQDIGQWLGVGIANLAAALDPSCFVIGGGVSAADDLLIGPARDAFRRTLTGRGYRPEATIAKAQLGPEAGMVGAADLARLIARRFRRANRRRVERYERYERSGRR is encoded by the coding sequence ATGAGCATGTACCGGGATCGGGTGCACCGGGGATCCGCCTCGGCCACCGTCCTGCGCACGGTCGGCGCCCGTGAACGGCGCTCGCATCTGACCGCGCCCCGGGTGCCCACCGTCGGCATCGACATCGGCGGCACCAAGGTGATGGCGGGTGTGGTCGACGCCGACGGCACCATCCTCGAAAAGGTCCGCACCGAGACGCCGGACAAGTCCAAGAGCCCCCAGGTCGTCGAGGACACCATCACCGAGCTGGTCCTCGACCTGTCCGACCGGCACGACGTCCACGCGGTGGGCATCGGCGCGGCCGGCTGGGTCGACGCCGACCGCAGCCGGGTGCTGTTCGCCCCGCATCTGAACTGGCGCAACGAACCGCTGCGCGACCGCCTCGCCGGCCGTCTCGCGGTCCCCGTCATGGTCGACAACGACGCCAACACCGCCGCCTGGGCGGAATGGCGCTTCGGTGCCGGACGCGGCGAGGACCACCTCGTGATGATCACCCTGGGCACCGGTATCGGCGGCGCCATCCTGGAGGACGGCCAGGTCAAACGCGGCAAGTACGGCGTGGCCGGCGAGTTCGGCCATATGCAGGTCGTGCCCGGCGGCCATCGCTGCCCGTGCGGCAACCGCGGCTGCTGGGAGCAGTACAGCTCCGGCAACGCCCTGGTCCGCGAGGCCCGGGAGCTGGCGGCGGCCGACTCCCCGGTCGCGTACAACATCATCGAGCGGGTCGGCGGCCGGATCGGCGACATCACCGGACCGCTGATCACCGAACTGGCCCGGGAGGGCGACGCGATGTGCGTCGAGCTCCTCCAGGACATCGGCCAGTGGCTCGGCGTCGGCATCGCCAACCTCGCCGCCGCCCTCGACCCGTCCTGCTTCGTCATCGGCGGAGGCGTCAGCGCCGCCGACGACCTGCTGATCGGCCCGGCCCGGGACGCCTTCCGGCGCACCCTCACCGGCCGCGGCTACCGCCCCGAGGCCACCATCGCCAAGGCCCAACTGGGCCCCGAGGCCGGTATGGTCGGTGCCGCCGACCTCGCCCGCCTCATCGCCCGCCGCTTCAGGCGCGCCAACCGCCGCCGTGTCGAGCGCTACGAACGCTATGAACGGTCCGGCCGCCGATGA